The Moritella sp. F3 genome contains a region encoding:
- a CDS encoding metal ABC transporter ATP-binding protein, which translates to MIKINNLNVCYQHNIALSNISTTLDYGDLVAIVGPNGAGKSTLLKSIMQQITIKSGSIDLGDLSLNNIAYLPQSSQIDHSFPITVTEFVSAGAWQRTSFWRVFSRHEQRLLKQALAKVDLEGMAERQISQLSGGQFQRMLFARMLLQNADILLLDEPFGGIDAQTTELLMRVIQECQQQGKTIIAVIHDLALVQRYFPTTLLVATNLIAAGKTADVLTQQYLLQAGYQHFSHCAVHNSFNNPALNTANNNAADNTVTPAAINIENLAS; encoded by the coding sequence ATGATTAAGATTAATAACTTAAATGTGTGTTATCAACATAACATCGCGCTTAGTAATATATCAACAACCTTAGATTATGGTGATCTCGTCGCTATTGTCGGTCCCAATGGCGCCGGTAAATCAACATTATTAAAAAGCATCATGCAACAAATTACCATCAAATCAGGTTCTATCGATCTGGGTGATTTAAGTTTAAATAATATTGCTTACTTACCGCAAAGCAGCCAAATAGATCATTCATTTCCAATCACAGTCACTGAATTTGTATCCGCTGGCGCTTGGCAGCGTACCAGTTTTTGGCGTGTCTTTAGCCGACATGAACAGCGCTTATTAAAGCAAGCATTAGCAAAAGTAGATCTTGAGGGCATGGCTGAGCGCCAAATTAGCCAACTATCTGGCGGACAATTTCAGCGTATGCTATTTGCACGAATGCTCTTACAAAACGCTGATATTCTGTTACTTGACGAACCGTTTGGTGGCATTGATGCCCAGACCACGGAATTATTAATGCGTGTGATCCAAGAGTGCCAGCAACAAGGTAAAACCATTATTGCTGTGATCCACGATCTGGCCTTAGTACAACGCTACTTTCCCACCACACTACTTGTTGCAACCAACCTCATTGCAGCCGGTAAAACAGCAGACGTATTGACTCAGCAGTATTTACTGCAAGCAGGCTATCAGCATTTTTCGCACTGCGCAGTGCATAACAGCTTTAATAACCCAGCTCTAAATACAGCAAATAATAACGCGGCTGACAATACTGTAACCCCAGCTGCAATTAACATCGAGAACCTTGCATCATGA
- a CDS encoding metal ABC transporter solute-binding protein, Zn/Mn family, with protein MLKKNLTTSIILLGLGASSAAIAEEKLAVVSSFSILGDLVSEVGQEHVTVTNLVDIDGDAHVFSPTPQDAKAIAKAQLVVINGLQFEGWMPRLIEAANYQGVQVVAADGIDVLSNKEDDSGHEHHDHEQHNDEHAHHDHEQHNDEHAHHDHEQHNDEHAHHDHEQHNDEHAHHDHEQHNDEHAHHDHEQHNDEHAHHDHEQHNDEHAHHDHGDIDPHAWHSIKNVKVYVRNIAKGLIQVDPENRLDYQQNATDYIQELDQLALTLGAQLATIPEAQRKVITPHDAFGYFARDFNVTFLSPQGTSTGSEASAADVAKLIKQIRHDNVNAVFMENIADNRLIEQISRETDAKVGGKLYSDALSSAEQPAATYLEMMQYNVDTIVNALK; from the coding sequence ATGCTTAAAAAAAACCTGACAACATCAATAATACTACTTGGTTTAGGCGCTAGTTCTGCAGCGATAGCTGAAGAAAAACTAGCGGTTGTTAGTAGTTTTTCTATTCTTGGCGATCTGGTATCTGAGGTAGGTCAAGAACATGTCACAGTGACCAATTTAGTGGACATTGACGGCGATGCACATGTATTTAGCCCTACACCTCAAGATGCTAAAGCGATTGCCAAAGCACAGTTAGTTGTCATCAATGGATTACAGTTTGAAGGTTGGATGCCGCGTCTGATTGAAGCGGCCAACTACCAGGGCGTACAAGTTGTCGCTGCAGATGGCATCGATGTACTAAGCAATAAAGAAGATGACAGCGGACATGAACACCATGATCACGAACAACATAACGACGAACATGCACATCATGACCACGAGCAACATAACGACGAGCATGCACATCATGATCACGAGCAACATAACGACGAACATGCACATCATGACCACGAGCAACATAACGACGAGCATGCACATCATGATCACGAGCAACATAACGACGAACATGCACATCATGACCACGAGCAACATAACGACGAGCATGCACATCATGATCACGAGCAACATAACGACGAACATGCGCATCATGACCATGGTGATATAGACCCGCATGCTTGGCACAGTATTAAAAACGTAAAAGTCTATGTACGAAACATCGCAAAGGGACTGATTCAAGTTGACCCAGAAAACCGCCTTGATTATCAGCAAAACGCGACTGACTATATTCAAGAGCTAGACCAACTAGCATTAACATTAGGTGCTCAACTAGCAACAATACCAGAAGCCCAACGCAAAGTGATCACACCCCATGATGCTTTTGGTTACTTCGCGCGAGATTTCAATGTCACCTTTTTATCGCCACAAGGAACAAGTACAGGATCTGAAGCAAGTGCTGCTGATGTCGCTAAATTAATAAAACAAATACGTCATGATAATGTGAATGCTGTATTCATGGAAAACATCGCTGATAATCGCCTAATAGAGCAGATTAGCCGTGAAACTGACGCAAAAGTAGGTGGCAAGCTATACTCTGATGCATTGTCTTCTGCTGAACAACCTGCAGCAACTTACCTAGAGATGATGCAATATAACGTAGATACCATAGTTAACGCCTTAAAGTAA
- a CDS encoding Na+/H+ antiporter NhaC family protein translates to MIFRLLMDMLVMDYLLPLSPSLLALFLAFTTRRVILSLFCAVLLGSFILHDYAPIESVIAVYKDGIFNQLKGSNAQIVIVITIISGFIYLLESSKAMTAFSQSITRYVSTPAKLKTGTWLSGIAIFFTDSGNSLILGPIYRPLYDKMKICREKLALIIDSTSSPVCVLIPVISWGVYSMGLMEKAYTNVGLEKDGLALFKEVWLFQLYPLLTLIGLFFIIVFGVNLGKMKQAQQDCEQGKSEYLAESDIAKNDTLNPLINMNAVQQYGAKTVALALSSLALCMAGLFFYFTRGASGSAEAKLVGSEIRTALAVSYSVASVITILALSHFGIRKMSASADSFFQGMGKIVSILCILLLAWTLSDILKELDTGAVIATMLQQLNFPIWLLASTIFIIGAFLSIATGSSWGTFALLIPIVAPIAYSLDASIILCFAAALSGGLFGDHCSPISDTTVLSSMSSGVNHINHVETQMPYAMTTAFFTFIGFILASISGSNLTVLIMASAMGCFYFLYSKSQQGKLTHENNLS, encoded by the coding sequence ATGATATTTCGTTTACTCATGGATATGTTAGTCATGGATTACTTATTACCACTATCCCCTTCTTTACTCGCGCTCTTCTTGGCTTTTACCACTCGAAGGGTTATCTTATCGCTATTTTGTGCTGTTCTGCTTGGCAGTTTCATCCTACATGATTATGCACCAATAGAATCGGTAATAGCCGTCTATAAAGATGGTATTTTCAATCAATTAAAAGGCAGTAATGCTCAGATCGTTATTGTTATCACGATTATATCTGGCTTCATTTATTTACTTGAATCATCTAAAGCAATGACGGCATTCTCACAATCGATCACACGTTATGTCAGCACCCCAGCCAAATTAAAAACAGGAACTTGGTTATCTGGTATTGCTATCTTTTTTACCGATTCAGGTAACTCACTTATTCTAGGTCCTATCTATCGTCCCTTATACGACAAAATGAAGATATGCCGTGAAAAACTAGCACTTATTATTGACTCAACGTCTTCACCTGTATGCGTATTAATACCAGTGATAAGTTGGGGTGTTTACTCCATGGGACTCATGGAAAAAGCATATACAAATGTCGGTTTAGAGAAAGATGGATTAGCGTTGTTTAAAGAAGTTTGGCTATTTCAACTTTACCCACTACTCACACTTATCGGCTTATTTTTTATTATCGTATTTGGCGTTAACCTCGGTAAGATGAAACAGGCTCAACAAGATTGCGAACAAGGTAAAAGTGAATATCTTGCAGAATCAGATATCGCTAAAAACGATACTCTAAATCCATTAATAAACATGAATGCAGTGCAGCAATACGGCGCTAAAACGGTTGCGTTAGCACTGTCTTCGCTAGCGTTATGCATGGCTGGCTTGTTTTTTTACTTTACGCGTGGTGCATCTGGTTCAGCCGAAGCTAAATTAGTCGGTTCAGAAATCAGAACAGCATTAGCCGTTTCTTATTCTGTCGCATCTGTCATCACTATCTTGGCATTAAGTCACTTCGGTATACGAAAAATGAGTGCATCGGCTGATTCGTTCTTCCAAGGAATGGGGAAAATTGTCAGTATTCTTTGTATTTTACTACTCGCTTGGACTCTGAGCGATATCCTCAAGGAACTCGACACTGGTGCTGTTATTGCAACTATGCTGCAACAACTTAACTTTCCAATTTGGCTACTTGCTAGCACCATTTTTATTATTGGTGCATTTTTATCCATTGCGACTGGCTCTTCATGGGGCACATTTGCGTTACTGATCCCAATTGTGGCACCAATAGCTTATAGTCTTGATGCGAGCATTATATTATGTTTTGCCGCTGCACTCAGTGGAGGATTATTTGGTGACCACTGTTCACCAATCTCAGATACAACGGTACTCTCTTCGATGTCATCCGGTGTAAACCACATCAATCATGTCGAAACCCAAATGCCTTATGCCATGACGACAGCGTTCTTCACCTTCATAGGTTTTATTCTAGCCTCGATAAGTGGTTCTAATTTAACGGTATTAATAATGGCTAGCGCAATGGGTTGTTTCTACTTTCTCTATTCTAAATCTCAACAAGGCAAATTAACGCATGAAAACAATTTATCTTAG
- a CDS encoding NADP-dependent oxidoreductase, producing the protein MPQSSSVNRRITLASRPIGAPTSVNFSLEEVVIPTPAVGELLLRTNYLSLDPYMRGRMNDGASYAEPVAIDGTMVGATVCQVISSLHPDYQADEWVLAYTGWQDYGISDGEGLIKLGTEPTNPSYALGILGMPGFTAYMGLLDIGQPKSGDTLVVAAATGPVGATVGQIGKIKGCYVVGIAGGAEKCQYAVDVLGFDKCIDHKADDFDALLKAACPNGIDVYFENVGGKVFDSVLPQLNTGARVPVCGLVSQYNATELPSGPDRLSLLMGTLLVKRIKMQGFIIFDDYAPRYNEFFVDMMDWLQAGKIKYREHMIDGLENAPAAFTGMLQGENFGKLVIKVA; encoded by the coding sequence ATGCCACAATCAAGTTCAGTTAATCGCCGCATCACCCTTGCTTCTCGTCCTATTGGCGCGCCTACATCAGTAAACTTCAGCCTTGAAGAAGTAGTCATTCCAACGCCTGCTGTTGGTGAGTTATTATTACGCACAAATTACTTATCACTAGACCCTTACATGCGCGGTCGTATGAATGACGGTGCCTCTTATGCTGAACCAGTCGCAATTGATGGCACTATGGTTGGCGCAACAGTATGCCAAGTCATCAGCTCTTTACACCCTGATTATCAAGCGGATGAATGGGTGCTCGCCTACACTGGTTGGCAAGATTATGGCATTTCAGACGGTGAAGGTTTGATTAAGCTAGGCACTGAACCGACTAACCCTTCTTATGCACTTGGTATCTTAGGCATGCCCGGTTTTACTGCATATATGGGCCTGCTGGATATTGGTCAACCAAAGTCAGGGGATACACTCGTTGTCGCGGCAGCAACAGGTCCTGTTGGCGCAACCGTAGGGCAAATAGGCAAGATAAAAGGTTGTTACGTCGTAGGTATCGCTGGCGGTGCTGAAAAATGCCAATATGCAGTAGATGTATTAGGCTTTGATAAATGTATTGACCACAAAGCTGACGATTTTGATGCGCTACTAAAAGCAGCCTGCCCTAACGGTATCGATGTTTATTTTGAAAACGTCGGCGGTAAAGTATTTGATAGTGTGCTTCCACAGCTGAACACCGGCGCACGCGTTCCTGTTTGTGGTTTAGTATCGCAATATAACGCCACTGAATTACCATCAGGCCCAGACCGTTTATCACTGCTCATGGGCACCTTATTGGTGAAGCGTATTAAGATGCAAGGTTTCATCATTTTTGATGATTATGCACCGCGCTACAATGAGTTTTTCGTTGATATGATGGATTGGCTACAAGCAGGTAAAATCAAGTATCGCGAACATATGATCGATGGTTTAGAAAATGCACCCGCAGCATTCACCGGTATGTTGCAAGGTGAAAACTTCGGAAAGCTTGTCATTAAAGTAGCCTAA
- a CDS encoding glutathione S-transferase family protein: MITLHHLNKSRSKRIIWLLEELGVNYNVIAYQRDNQTFLAPASLKAIHPLGKSPVIEDDGLVIAESGAITEYLINKYAADTLAPKPGTQEYIAYSQWLHFAESSAILPLLLKMFVDKDGCKTNFMAGYADVEIAKVIGYFNESLADKTYLVGEQLSGADIMMSFIVEILANNNELNNFPNLARYNEQLHSHPSFLTAGDIEAKYDNS; the protein is encoded by the coding sequence ATGATCACATTACACCATTTAAATAAGTCTCGTTCTAAACGTATTATCTGGTTATTAGAAGAGCTAGGCGTTAATTATAATGTCATTGCTTACCAACGCGATAACCAAACATTCTTAGCACCTGCATCATTAAAAGCGATCCACCCACTGGGCAAATCACCTGTTATTGAAGATGATGGTTTAGTGATTGCAGAATCAGGCGCCATTACAGAATACCTGATAAACAAATATGCCGCAGATACCCTTGCACCAAAACCTGGAACTCAAGAATACATAGCCTATTCACAGTGGTTACATTTCGCTGAAAGCTCTGCAATTTTACCACTGTTATTAAAAATGTTTGTCGACAAAGACGGTTGTAAAACCAATTTTATGGCTGGGTATGCTGATGTCGAAATTGCGAAAGTCATCGGTTATTTCAATGAATCATTAGCAGATAAAACGTATCTTGTTGGCGAGCAGTTAAGCGGTGCTGATATTATGATGTCGTTTATTGTTGAGATCTTAGCAAACAATAATGAACTCAATAACTTTCCTAACCTTGCTCGTTACAATGAACAATTACATTCTCACCCTAGTTTCTTAACAGCTGGTGACATTGAAGCGAAATACGATAACAGTTAG
- a CDS encoding metal ABC transporter permease: MSAQLYELFIAPFADFVFMQRALWGIIVLSISATPVGVFLTLRRMSLTGDAMAHAILPGAAIGFLISGLSVTAMTIGGIVAGCIVAVLAGIVARHSKAEEDSSLAAFYLLSLAVGVLIISANGSNVDLLHVLFGSTLALNNDALTLITIIATISTLALALLYRPLVLECVDPHFFKTVSKLSSIAHYGFLLLVVLNLVAGFQALGTLMAVGLMILPAAIARFWSNHLGGMLIVAFISAVLSGYFGLFLSYHASLATSPAIVLVLGLFYITSLIFGRQGGLLFKNNN; encoded by the coding sequence ATGAGCGCCCAATTATACGAATTATTTATCGCCCCTTTTGCTGATTTTGTCTTTATGCAACGTGCCTTATGGGGAATTATCGTGCTAAGCATTAGTGCCACACCAGTCGGTGTATTTTTAACACTTAGACGGATGAGTTTAACGGGTGATGCCATGGCGCACGCTATCTTACCCGGCGCGGCTATTGGTTTTCTTATCTCAGGTTTATCTGTCACAGCGATGACCATTGGCGGCATTGTCGCTGGCTGTATCGTCGCGGTATTAGCTGGTATCGTGGCGCGGCACTCAAAAGCGGAAGAAGATTCAAGTTTAGCGGCATTTTACTTACTCTCTTTAGCTGTTGGCGTGCTCATCATTTCTGCCAATGGCAGTAATGTCGATTTATTACACGTGCTATTTGGCTCGACACTCGCACTTAATAACGATGCATTAACACTCATTACCATTATTGCAACCATTTCGACGTTAGCACTCGCCCTACTCTATCGACCGTTAGTTTTAGAATGTGTTGATCCGCACTTCTTTAAAACGGTCAGTAAACTGAGTTCAATTGCCCACTATGGTTTTTTACTGCTCGTCGTACTCAATCTGGTCGCGGGTTTTCAAGCGTTAGGTACTTTGATGGCTGTCGGCTTAATGATCCTACCCGCAGCGATAGCCCGATTTTGGTCAAACCATTTAGGCGGCATGCTGATAGTCGCTTTTATCAGTGCTGTATTAAGTGGCTACTTCGGCCTGTTTCTTTCTTATCACGCTAGCTTAGCAACGAGCCCTGCCATTGTGTTAGTGCTTGGCCTGTTTTATATCACGTCATTAATATTTGGCCGACAAGGCGGATTACTGTTTAAAAATAACAACTAG
- a CDS encoding nickel/cobalt transporter, whose product MASLFSNRRATKEQAIKSHLVTKLSFAIFIVSITIFGYGIWTLWPMLMTTGMQWQKQINSELSELLYAAKHEGLMAGMSLMVMSFLYGILHSVGPGHGKLIVTTYIATQDAKVKLSLIITLVSSLMQALVAVGLVSVLLMLFDASMRDINHKAELLIPLSFYTAILLGVVIIWRNLVLMYRVVKDNEKVIKSHDIGVIQRLTPLSHASSNSYNNVQKSVQTNTHKAAFTASVSADHVHDDKCGCGHQHVVSSEQINDASSMKEYLAIILSIGIRPCTGAIMVLLFANMLDIYWLGIVSAVVMALGTALTTSTIAIMTITGKQVVRRYLSAGKQRKTPSNQVSISKFIVPIVGGLVLILLGVLLLESRPVGMSPMF is encoded by the coding sequence ATGGCATCGTTATTTTCTAATCGTCGGGCTACTAAGGAACAGGCTATTAAATCGCATTTGGTTACTAAATTAAGTTTCGCCATATTCATCGTGAGTATTACTATTTTTGGCTATGGTATTTGGACTCTCTGGCCTATGCTTATGACAACCGGTATGCAGTGGCAAAAGCAGATAAATAGTGAACTTAGTGAGTTGTTATATGCGGCGAAACATGAGGGCTTAATGGCCGGTATGTCGCTCATGGTCATGAGTTTTCTATATGGTATTTTGCACTCTGTCGGCCCAGGCCATGGCAAGTTGATCGTGACTACTTATATTGCCACGCAAGATGCTAAAGTTAAGTTAAGCTTGATTATCACTTTGGTATCTTCGCTGATGCAGGCACTCGTTGCTGTGGGGCTGGTGTCGGTATTATTGATGTTATTTGATGCATCGATGCGAGACATTAACCATAAAGCTGAACTGCTTATTCCTTTAAGTTTTTATACTGCTATTTTATTAGGTGTGGTCATTATTTGGCGTAACCTAGTGTTGATGTACCGAGTGGTTAAAGATAATGAAAAAGTAATAAAGAGTCATGATATTGGCGTTATTCAGCGCTTAACACCGCTATCGCATGCATCTAGCAATTCATATAATAATGTGCAGAAAAGTGTGCAGACAAATACGCATAAAGCAGCATTTACGGCGTCAGTGTCAGCTGATCATGTACATGATGATAAGTGTGGTTGTGGGCATCAACATGTCGTGTCTTCAGAACAAATTAACGATGCTTCATCAATGAAAGAGTATTTGGCTATCATCTTGAGTATCGGTATCCGTCCTTGTACTGGCGCTATCATGGTGTTGCTATTTGCCAATATGCTGGATATTTATTGGCTAGGGATTGTGAGTGCGGTAGTGATGGCATTAGGTACGGCGCTAACGACATCGACTATTGCAATTATGACCATTACCGGTAAACAGGTGGTTAGACGTTATTTATCCGCAGGAAAGCAGCGTAAAACACCGAGTAATCAAGTGAGTATTAGCAAATTCATTGTACCGATTGTTGGTGGCCTGGTACTCATATTACTTGGGGTATTATTACTTGAGTCTCGACCTGTTGGTATGTCTCCTATGTTTTAA